From a region of the Branchiostoma floridae strain S238N-H82 chromosome 13, Bfl_VNyyK, whole genome shotgun sequence genome:
- the LOC118428989 gene encoding late histone H2B.L4-like: protein MPPKTPGKAAKKAGKARRAGGAKRRRRRRESFGIYIYKVLKQVHPDTGVSSKAMGIMNSFVNDIFERIAGEASRLAHYNKRSTISSREIQTAVRLLLPGELAKHAVSEGTKAVTKYTSSK from the coding sequence ATGCCGCCAAAGACCCCAGGAAAGGCCGCCAAGAAGGCCGGCAAGGCCCGCCGTGCAGGTGGAGccaagaggaggaggagaaggagggaGTCCTTCGGAATCTACATCTACAAGGTGCTCAAGCAGGTGCACCCCGACACCGGTGTCTCCAGCAAGGCCATGGGCATCATGAACTCCTTCGTCAACGACATCTTCGAGCGTATCGCTGGCGAGGCTTCCCGCCTGGCTCACTACAACAAGCGCTCCACCATCAGCAGCCGGGagatccagaccgccgtgcgTCTGCTCCTGCCTGGTGAGCTGGCCAAGCACGCCGTCAGCGAGGGCACCAAGGCCGTCACCAAGTACACCAGCTCCAAGTAA
- the LOC118429031 gene encoding late histone H2A.2.2-like, protein MSGRGKGKKAKGKSRSSRAGLQFPVGRVHRFLRKGNYANRVGAGAPVYLAAVLEYLTAEILELAGNAARDNKKTRIIPRHLQLAVRNDEELNRLLGGVTIAQGGVLPNIHAVLLPKKKSS, encoded by the coding sequence ATGTCTGGACGTGGAAAGGGAAAGAAGGCAAAGGGGAAGAGCCGATCCTCCCGTGCAGGGCTTCAGTTCCCTGTCGGCCGTGTGCACCGTTTCCTGCGCAAGGGCAACTATGCCAACCGCGTCGGTGCCGGCGCCCCAGTCTACCTGGCCGCCGTGCTGGAGTACCTGACCGCTGAGATCCTCGAGTTGGCCGGCAACGCTGCCCGTGACAACAAGaagaccaggatcatccccCGTCACCTTCAGCTGGCCGTCCGCAACGACGAGGAGCTGAACAGGCTGCTGGGTGGTGTGACCATCGCCCAGGGAGGTGTGCTGCCCAACATCCACGCCGTGCTCCTGCCCAAGAAGAAGTCTTCTTAA
- the LOC118428995 gene encoding late histone H1-like — protein MSAPAAAPAKKATKAKKPKKPAAHPPVAKMVVAAITALKDRKGSSLQAIKKYIAANYKFDVTKQGHVIRRVIKNMLAKGLLTQAKGKGAAGSFRLGAAAKKAPKKPKAKKPKAKKAKKPKKAKKPKAKKAKKPKAKKPKAKKAKKPAAKKAAKKPAAKKAKKPKKKAAPKKK, from the coding sequence ATGTCCGCACCAGCAGCAGCACCCGCCAAGAAGGCAACCAAGGCTAAGAAGCCTAAGAAGCCCGCGGCCCACCCACCGGTCGCCAAGATGGTCGTCGCCGCCATCACCGCCTTGAAGGACCGCAAGGGATCCTCCCTGCAGGCCATCAAGAAGTACATCGCCGCCAACTACAAGTTCGACGTGACCAAGCAGGGCCATGTCATCAGGCGTGTCATCAAGAACATGCTGGCCAAGGGTCTGCTCACCCAGGCTAAGGGCAAGGGCGCCGCCGGCTCCTTCAGGCTCGGCGCTGCCGCCAAGAAGGCCCCCAAGAAGCCCAAGGCAAAGAAGCCCAAGGCAAAGAAGGCGAAGAAGCCCAAGAAGGCGAAGAAGCCCAAGGCAAAGAAGGCCAAGAAGCCCAAGGCAAAGAAGCCCAAGGCAAAGAAGGCCAAGAAGCCAGCAGCCAAGAAGGCAGCAAAGAAGCCAGCAGCCAAGAAGGCCAAGAAGCCAAAGAAGAAGGCAGCTCCCAAGAAGAAGTAG
- the LOC118428997 gene encoding acyl carrier protein, mitochondrial-like: MATMLRGIRAVCGLASSQASVLNATATRAGVVGLCSKKFFLPSDTHQRHCFSSFNAVTKSTQKRLQLQSVRSYADLPEMTLKQIKERVLLVLNLYDKINPEKLNLEAHFMNDLGLDSLDQVEIIMAMEDEFGFEIPDSDAEKLMKPQDICDYIADRQDVYE; encoded by the exons ATGGCGACCATGTTGCGAGGAATCCGTGCGGTCTGTGGCTTAGCTTCAAGCCAAGCTTCTGTCCTAAATGCAACTGCTACAAGAGCAGGTGTCGTCGGATTATGTTCCAAGAAGTTTTTCCTGCCATCAGATACACACCAAAGGCATTGCTTCTCTTCTTTTAATGCTGTTACAAAG TCCACTCAGAAGAGATTGcagctgcagagtgtgcgcAGCTATGCTGACCTGCCAGAGATGACCCTCAAGCAGATCAAGGAGAGAGTGTTGCTTGTGCTGAACCTGTATGACAAGATCAACCCAGAAAAG CTGAACTTGGAGGCCCATTTCATGAATGACTTGGGGTTGGACAGTCTGGACCAAGTGGAGATCATAATGGCGATGGAGGATGAGTTTG GATTTGAGATCCCAGATTCTGATGCAGAGAAGCTGATGAAACCACAGGACATTTGTGACTACATTGCAGACAGGCAGGATGTGTATGAATAA
- the LOC118429020 gene encoding histone H2B-like yields the protein MPPKGGGKAAKKAGKARPARAKGKGRRKRKESYGVYIYKVLNQVHPDPPGVSSKAMGIINCFLNDIFERIAGEASRLAHYNKRSTIGSREIQTAVRLLLPGELATHAVSEGTKAVTKYTSSK from the coding sequence ATGCCGCCCAAAGGAGGAGGAAAAGCTGCCAAGAAGGCCGGTAAGGCCAGGCCTGCTAGGGCCAAAGGCAAGGGGAGGAGAAAGAGAAAGGAGTCTTACGGTGTCTACATCTACAAGGTGCTCAATCAGGTGCACCCCGACCCTCCTGGTGTCTCCAGCAAGGCCATGGGCATCATAAACTGCTTCCTCAACGACATCTTCGAGCGTATCGCTGGCGAGGCTTCACGCCTGGCTCACTACAACAAGCGCTCCACCATCGGCAGCCGGGAGATCCAGACTGCCGTGCGTCTGCTGCTGCCTGGTGAGTTGGCCACGCACGCCGTCAGCGAGGGCACCAAGGCCGTCACCAAGTACACCAGCTCCAAGTAA
- the LOC118429015 gene encoding histone H2A-like produces the protein MSGRGKGGKARAKAKSRSSRAGLQFPVGRVHRFLRKGNYAERVGAGAPVYLAAVLEYLTAEILELAGNAARDNKKTRIIPRHLQLAVRNDEELNKLLSGVTIAQGGVLPNIHAVLLPKKTASKSS, from the coding sequence ATGTCTGGACGCGGTAAGGGAGGCAAGGCCCGTGCGAAGGCAAAGAGCCGTTCATCCCGTGCAGGGCTTCAGTTCCCTGTCGGCCGTGTGCACCGTTTCCTGCGCAAGGGCAACTATGCCGAGCGTGTCGGTGCCGGTGCCCCAGTCTACCTGGCCGCCGTGCTGGAGTACCTGACCGCTGAGATCCTCGAGTTGGCCGGCAACGCTGCCCGTGACAACAAAaagaccaggatcatccccCGTCACCTTCAGCTGGCCGTCCGCAATGACGAGGAGCTGAACAAGCTTCTGTCTGGTGTGACCATCGCCCAGGGAGGTGTGCTGCCCAACATTCACGCCGTGCTCCTGCCCAAGAAGACTGCATCAAAGTCTAGTTAA
- the LOC118429042 gene encoding histone H4, giving the protein MSGRGKGGKGLGKGGAKRHRKVLRDNIQGITKPAIRRLARRGGVKRISGLIYEETRGVLKVFLENVIRDAVTYTEHAKRKTVTAMDVVYALKRQGRTLYGFGG; this is encoded by the coding sequence ATGTCTGGACGTGGCAAAGGAGGCAAGGGTCTTGGAAAGGGAGGCGCTAAGCGTCACCGTAAGGTGTTGCGTGATAACATCCAGGGCATCACCAAGCCCGCCATCCGTCGTCTGGCCCGCCGTGGTGGTGTCAAGCGTATCTCTGGCCTCATCTACGAGGAGACCCGTGGCGTCCTCAAGGTCTTCCTCGAGAACGTCATCCGTGATGCCGTCACCTACACCGAGCACGCCAAGCGCAAGACCGTCACCGCCATGGACGTTGTCTACGCTCTGAAGCGCCAGGGCCGCACTCTGTACGGCTTCGGCGGCTAG
- the LOC118429028 gene encoding histone H2B-like produces MPPKGGGKAAKKAGKARPAGAKGKRRRKRRETFGVYIYKVLKQVHPDTGVSSKAMGIMNSFVNDIFERIAAEASRLAHYNKRSTISSREIQTAVRLLLPGELAKHAVSEGTKAVTKYTSSK; encoded by the coding sequence GAGGAGGAAAAGCTGCCAAGAAGGCCGGTAAGGCCAGGCCCGCCGGAGCCAAGGGCAagaggaggagaaagaggagGGAGACCTTCGGTGTCTACATTTACAAGGTGCTCAAGCAGGTGCACCCCGACACCGGTGTCTCCAGCAAAGCCATGGGTATCATGAATTCCTTCGTCAACGACATCTTCGAGCGCATCGCCGCCGAGGCCTCCCGCCTGGCTCACTACAACAAGCGCTCCACCATCAGCAGCCGGGagatccagaccgccgtgcgCCTGCTGCTGCCTGGCGAGTTGGCCAAGCACGCCGTCAGCGAGGGCACCAAGGCCGTCACCAAGTACACCAGCTCCAAGTAA